One genomic window of Desulfomonilaceae bacterium includes the following:
- a CDS encoding (4Fe-4S)-binding protein produces the protein MAEKKKKIVKTIKVDVDKCNGCRACEVACSAFHATPKYSGNNPARSRIRVIREPLRDIYIPVYAGEYAPAECMGRDKYVIDGKEYEECAFCRASCPSRDIFKEPDSKLPLKCDMCQDDPTLEKPLCVQWCLADALTYEEREEEVEEEVKLEDVEIGLESMIDKYGWEKIMDTVSRMSASKKG, from the coding sequence ATGGCTGAGAAAAAAAAGAAAATCGTTAAGACAATAAAGGTAGACGTCGATAAGTGTAACGGTTGCCGGGCCTGTGAGGTTGCCTGCTCGGCGTTTCACGCCACACCGAAGTACAGCGGCAATAATCCGGCCAGGTCTCGTATTCGGGTGATTCGTGAACCACTGAGAGACATATATATTCCTGTATACGCGGGTGAATATGCTCCAGCCGAATGCATGGGCAGAGACAAATATGTAATTGATGGCAAGGAATACGAAGAATGCGCTTTCTGCAGGGCTTCCTGTCCGTCAAGGGATATTTTCAAGGAACCCGATTCCAAACTCCCTCTCAAATGCGATATGTGCCAAGACGATCCGACGCTGGAAAAACCCCTGTGTGTTCAGTGGTGCCTGGCCGACGCCCTGACTTATGAAGAAAGGGAAGAGGAAGTAGAAGAAGAAGTGAAGCTGGAGGACGTAGAGATAGGTCTGGAATCCATGATCGACAAATATGGCTGGGAGAAGATCATGGATACTGTTTCCCGGATGTCAGCGTCAAAGAAGGGCTGA
- a CDS encoding aldehyde ferredoxin oxidoreductase N-terminal domain-containing protein, whose product MRYAETGFNLEIDLTRGSIDRVATDPRDTELYLGGLGTNAKILWDRVPPETEPFSPDNLLIFSAGLLCGTPATGCNRTIVSTISPQTRLMAFSMMGGFWAPELKYAGYDKVILRGKSPNLVYLWINNDKVEIRDASHLKGKGAVETAELLRKELEEPKAQVAAIGLAGENRVYFASIEQGRSSASRQGIGAVMGDKGLKAIVVRGTKDINVAEPAEFMALCNEVLNYIKLRNENPIPGVMPILAGLGSPQEMKVHDEKWHTENFMWGNSRVRRKDFWNDEIAKQWAETLDSMRTRLISCYNCPMTCGATISPPGHPTYMMKCFSKLTYTMAAFSDLEFGLGIAQSATEYGVDGFSTPQVMAFALELYENGILTDDDFPGMPSDNEGRFYWLLDRIVRREGIGDVLANGTYWAAKQIGKGAEAYAHNNIKKHEQLPLKLSMLNPIYFLMYSTGEKINITQIEGQFPQAPFFTMEEREDFVKDWFQVPDEKFKQYLLDWEPRGEKSMPYYPTPQMCSDIVDWQERMHYIDDALGMCAGLSSFPLKPPYHIHNYPKFISAGAGIDMDEDKLTQAARRYRTLVRANNIRRGMRRKDDAPPQNHWKKRFPELEKELLDTYYKFKGWNEQGIPTKESLHELGLDYVAEDFEKRGIYSQTEGNSSSEILPEAKNN is encoded by the coding sequence ATGAGGTACGCAGAGACAGGATTTAATTTGGAAATCGATTTAACTCGGGGTAGCATCGACAGGGTGGCAACCGACCCAAGAGATACCGAACTTTACCTGGGAGGCTTGGGTACTAACGCCAAGATATTGTGGGATAGGGTTCCCCCTGAAACTGAACCCTTTTCTCCCGACAATCTATTAATATTCAGCGCCGGTCTCTTATGCGGGACCCCTGCTACTGGTTGCAACCGTACAATTGTTTCTACAATTTCTCCGCAAACCAGGTTAATGGCATTTTCGATGATGGGTGGATTCTGGGCGCCGGAGTTGAAATATGCTGGTTACGATAAGGTGATCCTTCGCGGCAAGTCCCCCAATCTGGTGTATTTGTGGATAAACAATGACAAAGTGGAAATCCGGGACGCTTCTCATTTGAAAGGCAAAGGCGCTGTCGAAACGGCGGAACTCCTTCGAAAGGAGTTGGAGGAGCCGAAAGCTCAAGTGGCTGCCATCGGCCTTGCCGGAGAAAACAGAGTCTATTTTGCTTCCATTGAGCAAGGGAGGTCCAGCGCCAGCCGGCAGGGGATCGGCGCAGTTATGGGAGACAAAGGGTTAAAGGCGATCGTTGTGCGTGGAACCAAGGATATTAATGTCGCCGAACCGGCTGAGTTTATGGCGCTCTGCAATGAAGTCCTGAACTATATAAAATTGCGGAATGAAAATCCGATTCCGGGTGTCATGCCCATTTTGGCAGGGCTTGGGTCGCCCCAAGAGATGAAGGTCCATGACGAAAAGTGGCACACTGAAAATTTTATGTGGGGAAATTCACGCGTCCGACGAAAAGATTTCTGGAATGACGAAATCGCAAAACAGTGGGCAGAGACTCTGGATAGTATGCGGACGAGGTTGATCAGTTGCTATAATTGCCCGATGACATGCGGCGCGACAATCTCTCCCCCGGGACATCCAACCTATATGATGAAATGCTTCTCGAAGCTCACTTATACCATGGCGGCCTTTTCAGACCTTGAGTTTGGTTTGGGTATCGCCCAAAGCGCCACTGAATACGGGGTGGACGGATTCTCAACCCCGCAAGTCATGGCCTTTGCCCTTGAGCTTTATGAGAACGGGATATTAACTGACGATGACTTCCCGGGAATGCCGTCCGACAACGAGGGAAGATTTTACTGGTTGCTGGATAGAATCGTCCGTCGAGAAGGAATAGGAGATGTGTTGGCCAACGGGACTTACTGGGCGGCCAAACAGATTGGTAAGGGAGCGGAAGCCTATGCTCATAATAACATCAAGAAACATGAGCAGCTTCCTCTCAAACTTTCAATGCTTAACCCCATCTATTTCCTAATGTATTCCACCGGCGAGAAGATTAACATTACCCAGATTGAAGGGCAATTCCCTCAAGCGCCTTTTTTTACAATGGAAGAGAGAGAAGACTTTGTAAAGGATTGGTTCCAGGTTCCTGATGAAAAGTTTAAGCAATATCTGCTGGATTGGGAACCACGAGGCGAAAAATCGATGCCCTATTACCCAACACCTCAAATGTGTTCTGACATTGTCGACTGGCAAGAGAGGATGCACTACATTGATGACGCTCTAGGGATGTGCGCCGGTTTATCGTCATTTCCCCTCAAGCCACCATATCATATACATAATTACCCTAAATTTATCTCAGCGGGCGCCGGAATCGATATGGATGAAGACAAACTAACTCAGGCGGCCAGGAGATACCGGACTTTGGTAAGAGCCAATAATATAAGAAGAGGCATGAGGAGGAAAGATGACGCTCCTCCACAGAACCATTGGAAGAAACGATTTCCGGAGCTGGAAAAGGAACTCCTGGATACATATTACAAATTCAAGGGATGGAACGAGCAGGGTATTCCCACCAAGGAATCTTTGCATGAACTGGGCTTGGATTACGTAGCTGAAGACTTTGAAAAAAGAGGGATCTACTCACAGACTGAAGGTAATTCTTCCAGTGAGATTCTGCCCGAAGCAAAGAACAACTAA
- a CDS encoding TetR/AcrR family transcriptional regulator — MNYTGSPGSSIKKAPSIKRRTPSADRKRQLIIESAERLFASRGFHDTTIADISNDSGVHEASIFQYFKTKENLIVTVPERHLKETLAGITEHFQGMKGAEPKIRKLLWHQLRDLSVNENYTSILLRELRTLPAFYESPAYEMIRKYSAFAVEAIREGIRDHEVDPEIEVILALEMIFGAIDSIVLRSLFFGDPYDPNDAADALFSLIKAAIWRREQSVGNENGDEPSRGELRRRSITEVASEVFGKKGYGGATISEIAGKVGIAEASIYQYFKSKEQLLLSVLGTWFIELADELERVFSGALNPYERLLYLLRRWALDYQIREWETRVLILELYRNPKFYESQEYLNTQRFWELIRSTVEAGQHSGHFRKDFEISYYLHLVQGAFEHEALARMMLSKKQPTIASTEQMINLLLRAIKA; from the coding sequence ATGAATTATACCGGATCGCCTGGAAGCAGTATCAAAAAGGCGCCATCCATAAAACGAAGAACCCCTTCGGCAGATAGAAAACGCCAACTTATAATAGAATCCGCCGAGCGTCTCTTTGCCTCCCGCGGTTTTCACGACACGACTATCGCTGATATTTCTAATGACTCCGGGGTACATGAAGCGTCTATATTTCAATATTTCAAAACCAAAGAAAACCTTATCGTTACAGTTCCAGAAAGACATCTTAAAGAGACTCTGGCGGGCATAACTGAACATTTTCAGGGAATGAAGGGAGCCGAACCCAAGATTAGGAAGTTATTATGGCATCAACTCAGGGATCTCTCCGTCAATGAGAACTACACCTCAATTTTGCTACGCGAACTCCGGACATTACCTGCTTTTTACGAATCCCCTGCATATGAAATGATTCGAAAATACAGCGCCTTCGCAGTTGAGGCTATCAGAGAGGGCATACGGGACCACGAAGTGGACCCTGAGATAGAAGTTATTCTAGCCCTTGAGATGATTTTCGGAGCGATCGACAGCATTGTTTTACGATCACTTTTTTTCGGCGATCCCTATGATCCCAATGATGCTGCGGATGCTCTGTTCTCATTAATCAAAGCGGCTATATGGAGGCGCGAGCAGTCGGTGGGAAATGAAAATGGCGATGAACCTAGCCGTGGAGAACTCAGGCGTCGTAGTATAACGGAAGTCGCCTCGGAAGTATTCGGCAAAAAGGGTTACGGCGGCGCGACTATCTCCGAAATAGCCGGAAAAGTCGGCATAGCCGAAGCATCCATTTATCAATATTTCAAGAGCAAAGAGCAACTACTTCTCTCAGTTTTGGGCACCTGGTTCATCGAATTGGCCGATGAGTTGGAGCGCGTTTTTTCTGGGGCATTAAATCCGTATGAACGCCTCTTATATTTGCTAAGAAGGTGGGCTCTGGATTATCAGATTCGAGAATGGGAGACTCGTGTGCTCATACTGGAATTGTACAGGAATCCGAAATTTTATGAATCCCAGGAATATCTGAACACCCAGCGATTCTGGGAACTGATAAGATCTACTGTTGAAGCCGGACAGCATAGCGGCCATTTTCGAAAGGATTTCGAAATTAGCTATTACCTCCACCTCGTTCAAGGGGCATTCGAGCATGAGGCGCTCGCTCGCATGATGCTCTCCAAAAAACAGCCCACCATCGCCAGTACGGAACAAATGATCAACCTTCTTCTCAGAGCTATAAAGGCTTGA